From Candidatus Eremiobacterota bacterium, one genomic window encodes:
- a CDS encoding Orn/Lys/Arg decarboxylase N-terminal domain-containing protein, which produces MKWTEDYSILIIDDQLRAPTTEGEILRAIVREIEKMGVTVLQATTIEDGRWHFIAEPGICCILLDWDIGDEGAGSFISFVRGRNGAIPLFIFTEKLTVKDIPLAVISRISGYIWKMEDTADFIAGRIDIAIQEYYDSLLPPFFKGLARYVKECRYSWHTPGHMGGVAFLKSPSGKIFFDFLGENAFRSDLSISVPELGSLLEHTEAVGKAEEHAARVFGADRTFFVTNGNSTSNKIVMHACLTAGDVVLIDRNCHKSVMHGVIMTGAIPLYLMPTRNAYGIIGPIHPGEFAGKAMEKKLKTSPLITKERSVTHTVITNSTYDGICYHADQIKRKLDGLTESLHFDEAWFGYAKFHPLYHGRFGMHDTARSDGSPAVFATQSTHKVLASLSQASMIHVRHGKAPVDFDRFNEAFMMHTSTSPQYLVIASLDVASRMMEDQGGRILIEETLEEAIIFRKKMLLLKDEIAREHGWWFDLWQPSSVKTRGGAVKRLEEIDEKELIRESRYWDAGPGDDWHGFGGMENGYAMLDPIKVTVITPGIDHKGTLAKKGGIPAALVSRFLRSRGIVVEKTGHYSFLILYTIGITKGKSGTLLSKLLEFKRLYDGNAPLSEVFPDLVEAHPDFYRGLGLADLCERMHHHLKEGKITAIMRDVYDSLPPQVMLPVKAYEHLVKGRVEKVPLGDLEGRVSAVMAVPYPPGIPVIMPGEQFGGQARQIIPFLASCEEFDNSFPGFENEVHGVTVEEHMGKKRYLLPCVKR; this is translated from the coding sequence ATGAAGTGGACAGAAGACTACTCCATTCTCATCATAGATGATCAGCTGAGGGCCCCGACCACCGAGGGCGAGATTCTCCGTGCCATCGTCAGGGAAATCGAGAAGATGGGCGTCACGGTCCTCCAGGCGACAACCATCGAGGACGGGCGCTGGCATTTCATCGCCGAGCCGGGCATATGCTGCATCCTCCTTGACTGGGACATCGGCGACGAGGGCGCCGGGAGCTTTATCAGCTTCGTGCGCGGGAGAAACGGCGCCATACCCCTTTTCATCTTCACGGAAAAGCTCACCGTCAAGGACATACCCCTCGCCGTCATCTCCAGAATCAGCGGCTATATCTGGAAGATGGAGGACACTGCCGATTTTATTGCCGGCCGCATTGACATTGCCATCCAGGAATACTACGACTCCCTGCTGCCCCCTTTTTTCAAGGGCCTCGCCAGATATGTGAAGGAATGCCGCTACTCATGGCACACTCCCGGCCACATGGGAGGCGTGGCATTCCTCAAGTCGCCGTCAGGAAAGATTTTTTTTGACTTTCTCGGGGAGAACGCCTTCAGGAGCGACCTTTCCATATCGGTGCCGGAACTGGGATCACTCCTCGAGCATACGGAAGCCGTGGGAAAAGCCGAAGAGCACGCCGCCCGTGTTTTCGGCGCAGACAGGACCTTCTTCGTGACAAACGGGAATTCCACATCCAACAAGATAGTCATGCATGCCTGTCTCACCGCCGGTGATGTCGTGCTCATCGACCGCAACTGCCACAAGTCAGTCATGCATGGCGTCATCATGACAGGTGCCATCCCCCTTTATCTCATGCCCACCAGGAACGCCTACGGGATAATCGGGCCCATTCACCCCGGGGAGTTCGCCGGGAAGGCCATGGAAAAAAAGCTGAAGACAAGCCCTCTCATTACCAAAGAGCGTAGCGTCACCCACACGGTCATCACCAACTCAACCTACGACGGCATCTGCTACCATGCCGACCAGATAAAGCGGAAGCTTGATGGCCTCACTGAATCCCTTCACTTTGACGAGGCATGGTTCGGTTATGCAAAATTCCATCCCCTCTACCATGGGAGGTTCGGGATGCACGATACGGCGAGAAGCGACGGCAGCCCCGCCGTTTTTGCCACGCAGTCAACGCACAAGGTCCTCGCCTCGCTCTCGCAGGCATCAATGATCCATGTGAGGCACGGGAAAGCTCCCGTCGATTTTGACCGTTTCAACGAAGCCTTTATGATGCACACCTCCACGTCGCCCCAGTACCTCGTCATCGCCTCTCTTGACGTGGCCTCGCGCATGATGGAGGACCAGGGCGGCAGGATCCTTATCGAGGAGACCCTTGAGGAAGCCATCATCTTCAGGAAAAAAATGCTCCTCCTCAAGGATGAGATAGCCCGGGAGCATGGATGGTGGTTTGACCTGTGGCAGCCTTCCTCGGTCAAAACCCGCGGCGGCGCGGTGAAAAGGCTCGAGGAGATCGATGAAAAAGAGCTCATCAGGGAGAGCCGTTACTGGGATGCAGGACCCGGCGATGACTGGCACGGCTTCGGCGGAATGGAGAACGGGTATGCCATGCTCGATCCCATCAAGGTGACAGTCATCACCCCCGGCATTGACCATAAGGGGACCCTTGCGAAAAAGGGAGGGATCCCTGCCGCCCTCGTAAGCCGCTTCCTGAGGAGCAGGGGCATCGTCGTAGAGAAGACAGGCCACTATTCTTTCCTTATCCTTTACACCATAGGGATCACCAAGGGAAAATCAGGGACTCTTCTCTCGAAGCTCCTTGAGTTCAAGAGGCTCTATGACGGCAATGCCCCCCTTTCCGAGGTCTTCCCCGACCTCGTGGAAGCTCACCCTGACTTTTACAGAGGCCTGGGGCTTGCCGATCTCTGCGAGAGAATGCATCACCACCTCAAGGAAGGGAAAATAACGGCCATCATGAGGGATGTCTATGACTCCCTCCCCCCGCAGGTGATGCTTCCTGTCAAAGCTTACGAGCACCTCGTGAAAGGCCGCGTGGAGAAAGTGCCCCTCGGGGATCTGGAAGGCCGGGTCTCAGCCGTGATGGCAGTCCCCTACCCTCCCGGTATTCCCGTCATCATGCCGGGAGAGCAGTTCGGCGGGCAGGCACGGCAGATTATCCCCTTCCTGGCCTCATGCGAGGAGTTTGACAACAGCTTCCCAGGCTTTGAAAACGAGGTCCACGGCGTCACTGTCGAGGAGCACATGGGGAAAAAGCGTTACCTGCTGCCCTGCGTGAAGCGCTGA
- a CDS encoding ankyrin repeat domain-containing protein has translation MSLDDLIKIVLQQPIYGFFALLIIAGIIGSFYAELYETKRIAFFHDAVRAIEYGNIDDLKALLAQHPECINASDRRKYWRLIHYAAAEGYIDMVDYLISQGAEVNASSPHGTPLTCALKGNHMDVADLLRSCGAKE, from the coding sequence ATGAGTCTGGATGACTTGATAAAAATCGTGCTGCAGCAGCCCATATACGGTTTTTTTGCCTTGTTGATTATCGCCGGAATCATAGGCTCATTCTATGCCGAGCTCTATGAAACAAAAAGGATTGCTTTCTTTCATGACGCGGTCAGGGCGATAGAATATGGCAACATTGATGATCTCAAAGCGCTTCTTGCACAGCACCCGGAGTGCATAAACGCCTCAGACAGGCGAAAATACTGGAGACTGATCCATTATGCGGCTGCTGAGGGATACATAGATATGGTGGATTATCTCATCTCGCAGGGAGCAGAGGTGAATGCTTCATCACCGCACGGCACACCTTTAACCTGCGCTCTCAAGGGAAATCATATGGATGTTGCCGACCTTCTGCGATCCTGCGGGGCGAAAGAATAA